In Setaria viridis chromosome 5, Setaria_viridis_v4.0, whole genome shotgun sequence, the genomic stretch TGATACAAAATTTCAGATTTCACAGAACCATCCACATCAACCAACAGGTTCAACAATAACTGAATTTCAGATTTTTCATAATACCAGCCAGACAAATTTCAATATTTTCAGACAACTAACCAGGGCACCTTATAATTCTGTTTCCACAGGTTAAACCAACATAAGTTCCCAATTTTTCTTCTGTTCCCTACATTGGACTAGAGCGATAAACTATACAAGCTCCACCTCATGCATATGATACATTTCTGCCTTTCTGGTATCATTTACTGAAGTCTGTATTAAAACTCGTACGAAGCATCCTATTATGCAAAACTAGTGCCAACACACAGTGCACGAAGTCATAATTTCAATGACATTTCCCCGTGTGAGCGTGTAAGCAGAACCCACTAATTCCCCAAAGGCCAAAAGCAAATGGCCCGCCCGAACGCTAGCATACGAACACAGAGAACAAAAGAAAGACGGAATCCTATCTCACCGGCGAACGAGGAAGAGGACGTGAAGGCCAGCGACGCTGAGACCGCCGCCGAGAgcgaggcgggggaggcggaggcggacgacGTGGAGGAGGACGAGACGAATGAGCTCCGGAGGAACGGGGAGGCGGAGGCCCCCACCGGGGCTGCCCTGCCAGTGCGGGCGACGCCGCCGATAGCCGCCGCGGAGATCCTCCCGGAGCGGAAGGAAAGGGACGCCATTGGAGAGGCCAGCGCGAGCGCCATGGTTGGAGAACTCGCAGCTGCTGCGGGCTAGCCACTCGATCTTCCCTTCTGCTTGTGTTTTATCTTATCCACGGCTGGATGAGACAGGCCTTGTGGGCCTCCATTTTGGGCCCGTGCTTATTGGGCCTAATTTAtcaattcttcttcttttttcccttgcTAGTTGCTCTACTCGTCTCTTGTATTTTCTTCTGAATAATTCTCTATTTAACATCAGAAAAAACTATGGATTACTTTCTCGATCTCAAAAAATTTTAATTCCTCATTTAACAGCAAATTCAAACTTACGTACACTCTATTGGATGGAATTCCTTGCACCACACTCTATTGGATTTTTCATCCGAACCATAAATACTCTGCGAAAACACAATTTTACTCGTATGGACCCTACCACCCTtctacctcctccccctccccttctccccgctTGTCTTCGCCGGCCATCTCCTTGGCCACCTATCTCCCCGCTTGTCTTCGCCGGCCATCTCCTTGGCCACCCAATCCGGTGCACGGCCGCGAGGAGGTCGCTCCACGGCGCGCAGCCCGTGGCCATCTCGATGACCGTGCAGCCGAGCGCCTAGACGTCGGCGGCTGGGCCCTGCTCCTCCCCCCGCGCCACCTCGGGCGCCATGACGCTCGGACGGCGCGCTCGCCCAggcgcccgccgccccctcgccgAGCCGCTCGGCGCGAACTCGAGGAAGAGCTGGCACTCCCCAGCGGCGGCTCGAGGAGACCATCAGCGGGCGTGGGGAGGCGCGAGGAGACGCTCGATGGGTGTGTGGAGCACCTCGACAGAATCGCAAGCACAGCTCACAAGACAGACGACCtcgcttctcttctgtcttctcCCTACCAACAGCCTCTCCTATTCAGCTTCTTGCTTCGATTGTTCCTGCAACACAAACTGCGGCGGCCATGGGGAACCACAAGAAGCTTATCCAGTTCCTGCGCCCGGACTCGGCAGTCACGGCGGCGCCcaagccggcgccgccgccgccgtcgtcggacaACGAGGACGACGACTACGCCTGCTCCACGCCGACCACGCCCACGACCACGACGACCAACTCCGCACCCCGCGTCGCCGTTCGCCCTGTCCCCCTGGACGCAGCTCTCAGGGCTCGCTCGTCAAGGCGGACGGCCACGTCTACTCCATGGCCGCGGCGGGGGACTTCCTCTACACGGGCACGGACTCCCGCAACATCCGCGTGTGGCGCGACCGCCCCGAGCTCGGCGGGTTCCGCTCCTCCAGCGGCCTTGGCAAGGCCatcaacgttgccgccgacggcCGGATCTACACGGGCCACCAAGACGCCAAGGTCCGCGTGTGGCGGcgggcctcctcgccgccggaggACCCCGCGGCTGCCGCGCACCGCCGCGTGGGCTCCCTCCCGCGGCTCCGCGATGTTCTCAAAAGCTCCCTCCTCCCATCGCAATACGTCGAGACGCTCCGCCACCGCGCGGGGGAGACGGAAGCGACGGGGGTGGCCAGCGCTGCCGGAACCATGCTTGCCGAGTGCTGTCGCCGCTCGGCCGCACGCCCGGCTCCTATATCTTATCCGCAGGCACCTGACAAGAGGACGCTGCCGAGCCCCGCGTACGCACGCCCTCCTGGGCTTTGCCGCGGTCACACGAACAGAGCGAGAAAATATCGCACCCGTCTGGATAAGGCGCTGCTCTCGCGTGAACCAGACGCGACGCCGCGCGCGAGCCCGGCCGTTTCTTTCCCCCATGGCCTCATCGGTGTTCTCCCCGCTCTTCGCCTCGCTCCGGCTGCCCGCGCCCACCAGCTCGCGCTGCACTCCTCCTCCGCAGACCGCCGTGGCACCGTCGGCAGACAAAGCAGTCACAGTCCCGCGACCGGCGCCTCTCGTTGCGGTCGCCAGCCACCGGAGGGAGCTGGTGCTcggggcggcgctgggcgcgCTGCTGTCGcgggcgccgctgccggcgcaggcgcgcgAGGTCGTGGTCGGCACGtacctgccgccggcgccgtccaaCCCGGGCTTCGTCTTCTTCCGGGCCACGCCCAAGGACACCCCCGCCCTCCGCGCCGGTGACGTCTCGGTTCACCTCTCTGCTCCGATTGCTCAAGTTTGTGTGGCATCAGTTCATCGATCAATTAATTGGGCTCATCCGTGCCATTTCCAGGCAATGTGCAACCGTACGAGTTCGTCCTGCCGCCGACGTGGAAGCAGACGCGGGTGGCCAACATCCTGTCCGGGAACTACTGCCAGCCCAAGTGCGCGGAGCCGTGGGTGGAGGTGAAGTTCGAGGACGAGAAGCAGGGCAAGGTGCAGGTGGTGGCGTCGCCGCTCATCCGCCTCACCAACAAGCCCAACGCCACCATCGAGGACATCGGCAGCCCCGAGAGGCTGATCGCCTCCCTGGGGCCCTTCGTCACCGGCAACACCTTCGACCCCGACGAACTTGTCGACACCAGCGTCGAGAAGATCGACGGCCAAACTGTAATTcaactcgatcgatcgatcccctCTCAATATGGCACGATTCCCGCGCAGCAATTGAAATATGTTTCATGGTTCTTTTGATTGATGCAGTACTACAGCTACGTGCTGGAGACTCCACTGGCACTGACCGGTTCTCACAATCTGGCCAAGGCCACCGCCAAGGGAAACACGGTGGTGCTCTTCGTCGCGAGCGCCAACGACAAGCAGTGGTCGTCGTCGGAGAAGGTTCTCAAGGCCATAGTGGACTCGTTTCAAGTATGATAGATTGCAGCAACAATGCACTCTGTGAGCTGGTTGGTTCAGCGGGTGATGAGTTGTTCGCTAGCAAAATCAGGTGATGGGTTGCTTATCTGAAGCTCTGAAATATGAAGTACATAATCTGACGAGGCAAACTACTGGATTTTGAGGCTTGGGGAGTGGAGCAAACAACGATTTTCTATGTAATGCTCTCTTCACATTCTCAAAAGATTTTCTATGTAGTTGCTATATATGGGGCTGTTCATAGATTATTGAAGAAGAGAGGTTAAGTGTACACAGTGACTCAGTGAGGAACAGATTGTTTATAGTAAGAATTGTAAGTGAGAATCACCTTATGCGGGTATCTTGCAAATGTTATTCTATATTGCCACTTCACTTGTCTGGCTGTAAAACCCATGATATGAAAATACTACACATCAGTCTCCCGGCGCCTACGTAGAAATGCCCAGCCATGAGGAAAGGTGGAAAGCAGCCTTCAAAAAGTGGGAAGCGACCTTGATGGCTTGTTTTGCGTTTCAAATTTGGTGACCCTCGGAGTCGTCAGCTGCGCCTGTGTAGACCGTGATGTGCTCTCTTGACTTGTCTGCGATAGTTCGAGAGTCAGTGGAAAAATTTGTGGCCGTGTAGTTGTTGTTAAGCTCCACCGAACTCGCTCTGCAGTCGCCTGTCGTCAGTCTTCGCGTAGCAAAGAAAatgtccacggcggcggcgtctcggCACGTGGTGGCCGTGCCGTTCCCCGGCCGCGGCCACATCAACCCGATGCTCGTCGTGTGccgccagctcgccgccgcggacaCCGCCCTCGCCGTGACCGTCGTCGTCACGGAGGAGTGGCACGAGCTGCTGGCCGCCGCGGGtgtgctcgccgcgctccccgcGCGCGTCCGCCTCGCCACCATCCCCAACGTCATCCCCTccgagcgcggccgcggcgccgaccACGTCGGCTTCATCGAGGCCGTGCACGCCAGGATGGGGGAGCCCGTGGAGCGGCTGCTGGACCGACTGGCGCTGGAGCGGAGGCCGGACGCCGTCGTGGTCGACACCTACCTGACGTGgggggtggcggccggcgcggcgcgcgggataCCGGTGTGCTCGCTGTGGACTATGCCGGCCACGTTCTTCTTGGCGTTCTACCACATGGACcagtggccggcggcggatgGCCCCGAAGGGGAAGAAGGTTTTGGCTACTTCACCTTCCTCTTTTTTGCAGATGTGCTGAATGCTACTAGATGTCTAGATTGTAATTTAATCATTTGTTAAATAAAACGTAGCTATTTTTTTTCGATTCTTCAAATGTAGGGTAAATAAAATGAAAATCTCGTCATTTAAATCGGTAGAGGCAAAGGGCAGAGCTATTTTTGTTCTTCTTACTGCCGATTTAAGGCAATCACTTACAACATCGTTGTAGTGTGATGTATCCACTCTGCACTGCATgacctgattttttttctccttccgaagaaaactttttctttgaccatTAGCCAAGACAATTAATACTAAATAAGATACCTAAAAGGAGAGTACCAAATGGCAAAAATAACTTGATTAGACTGTTTCTCACTACTGTTGTTCAATGAATCAATATCCCTAACATCACTAACAGATTTTGTCCGTAGAGAAATCGAAGCATAACAGCTGATTATTAGAATCTCTGGAATGCTTGGTCATGCATTTTCTGTTATGCTGATTATTAGAATCTCTGGAATGCTTGGTCATGCATTTTCAGTTAGCTCGCTTCTGAAACTTTATGTTCGTTTTCCATTTGTATCTGTACTAATTCAGATTCCGAACCCATGGTTCTTGCATATAACTACTCATGTCCTTTTCAGTTTCCATCTCCTGAATAAGCAAGTTACAGATGCTTATGATCTTCAGAATTCAGTCACAAAATCACTTGTtactaataaaaaaatatgaataagtTAGCCCACAAAATTCTTGTAATCAATGTCTTTACCCTTTAGCTGATCTGCTGATGGCAACTTCCAACTTTGCAGGCATTCAGAATCTCCAACTAAAATACCAATGCTATTCTGAAGTATTTCCAGCCAGTTACAGTGCTAATGTTTTGCAAATGTACTTTTAGTTGCTCAACTTAGTAACTATATATATCTGAATTTCTGTGATCTGCAGGACAAAGCTGCAAGTCCTTGGATCAATATTTCCCGTTCCCAGCCCTCTCATCAGTAAAATGCTCTGATATCAAGGTCTTCCGCTCCTGGGAGTTGCCGATGAAACGAGTTGTACAAGTGTTCTCCAACGTGCGCAAAGCACAGTGTGTCATCTTCACCTCCTTTTATGAGCTTGAATCTGGTGCCATCAATGGAATATCACAAGTGCTCCCATGCCCCGTATATACATTTGGTCCTTCAATTCCGCATATGCCACCAGAAGGCAACTCAGACAAGATTCAGCATGAGAAATACTCTGACTGGCTGGATGCCCAACCGAAAAAATCAGTGATGTACGTCTCATTTGGCAGCTATGTTTCGATGCCATCCTCACAGTTGGAAGAGGTCGCCATGGGGCTTCATGACAGCGCAGTCAGGTTCTTCTGGGTGGCCCGGGAcaaggccaccaccaccactctaCAGCAGATCTCCGGTGACAAGGGCTTGGTGGTGCCATGGTGTGACCAGCTGAAGGTCCTGTCCCACCCCTCTGTCGGCGGCTTCCTGAGCCATTGTGGGTGGAACTCGACCCTGGAGGCCGTGTTCACCGGAGTGCCTGTGCTCGCGTTCCCCGTTGCTTGGGATCAACTGGTGAATGCCCGGCTTGTTGCTGATGAATGGAAGATTGGGATTAACTTGAGGGAACAGAGAAGGGAGGATGGCGCTGTCAGCAGGGCCGCGATGTCTGCTGCTGTGACAAAGCTTATGGATCTGGGTGATGGTGATAGCCTAGAGATGAGAAGAAGAGCTGAAGGACTGCGGGAGGCTTCACACAGCGCAATTCAGGAAGGTGGATCGTCAGGGCGTTCTCTGAAAAGTTTTGTGCAAGATTTCATCAAAGCAAAACTGAATGTTGCGGAAACTTCACGGTAGCTTTTGATTCATGTAGTAGGGTCAGTGAAAGCACCTGAAACAAATAATTGTATTTGCTCTTCTCTTTATtatgcgtgtgcgtgtgcgtgtgcccggttTAGGCCCGCGTTGTATCACTACTTTTATCTCTTCTTAAtggaatgatacgcagctctcctgcgtattctagaaaaaaaaatattatgctCTCGTCAATCATGATATTTATATCTTCTTCTATACAGGTCTCCTTTGGCAGGCTCCGGCTCCTTTTAAAATGGGGAG encodes the following:
- the LOC117855826 gene encoding psbP domain-containing protein 6, chloroplastic, which codes for MASSVFSPLFASLRLPAPTSSRCTPPPQTAVAPSADKAVTVPRPAPLVAVASHRRELVLGAALGALLSRAPLPAQAREVVVGTYLPPAPSNPGFVFFRATPKDTPALRAGNVQPYEFVLPPTWKQTRVANILSGNYCQPKCAEPWVEVKFEDEKQGKVQVVASPLIRLTNKPNATIEDIGSPERLIASLGPFVTGNTFDPDELVDTSVEKIDGQTYYSYVLETPLALTGSHNLAKATAKGNTVVLFVASANDKQWSSSEKVLKAIVDSFQV
- the LOC117855825 gene encoding UDP-glycosyltransferase 87A1; this encodes MSTAAASRHVVAVPFPGRGHINPMLVVCRQLAAADTALAVTVVVTEEWHELLAAAGVLAALPARVRLATIPNVIPSERGRGADHVGFIEAVHARMGEPVERLLDRLALERRPDAVVVDTYLTWGVAAGAARGIPVCSLWTMPATFFLAFYHMDQWPAADGPEGEEGQSCKSLDQYFPFPALSSVKCSDIKVFRSWELPMKRVVQVFSNVRKAQCVIFTSFYELESGAINGISQVLPCPVYTFGPSIPHMPPEGNSDKIQHEKYSDWLDAQPKKSVMYVSFGSYVSMPSSQLEEVAMGLHDSAVRFFWVARDKATTTTLQQISGDKGLVVPWCDQLKVLSHPSVGGFLSHCGWNSTLEAVFTGVPVLAFPVAWDQLVNARLVADEWKIGINLREQRREDGAVSRAAMSAAVTKLMDLGDGDSLEMRRRAEGLREASHSAIQEGGSSGRSLKSFVQDFIKAKLNVAETSR